GACCGTCCTCGGGGCCTTTGTCGCCAAGGGCCTCTGGTACGACCATGTCGTCGCCGTCGAGCCGGCCGCCGAGGCCGAGCGCCGCGGCCCGCACCGGCTGTACGTCGTCCTGACCCGCGCAGCCTCCCGCCTCGACGTCGTGCACAGCCGGCCACTGCCGTTCGGGCCGGACGCGGTCTGAGCCGCCCGCTCACTCCGGGATGTCGAGCGCCGTCCCGTAGAGGCGGCAGACGCGGAGTCTGATCACCACGCGGCGCTCCTCGACCAGCTGTGCGAGGAACTCCGTCTCCTGCTCCGGATTGTCGAACCCCGGTGTCATGGCGAGCAGTTCGCGTCCGACGGCGTCGCCGGGCGAGGCTGTCACCTCCGACACCTCGGCTTCGCCCTCGGCGACCGCGAAGGACCACACGTCGGGGCCGCTGACGTGCAGCGCGGCATGCGGGTCGCTCCGCAGCAGGCGGGCCTTGAGCCGGTCGGCCGTGGT
The DNA window shown above is from Streptomyces sp. NBC_01445 and carries:
- a CDS encoding PPOX class F420-dependent oxidoreductase, with amino-acid sequence MTAKSGPAPRILTDEELQLLLSRSRFGTLASVRRTGHPHLSTVLYHWSPEERVVRVSTTADRLKARLLRSDPHAALHVSGPDVWSFAVAEGEAEVSEVTASPGDAVGRELLAMTPGFDNPEQETEFLAQLVEERRVVIRLRVCRLYGTALDIPE